One genomic region from Macaca mulatta isolate MMU2019108-1 chromosome 20, T2T-MMU8v2.0, whole genome shotgun sequence encodes:
- the E4F1 gene encoding transcription factor E4F1, with protein sequence MEGAMAVRVTAAHTAEAPAEAGREAGEGAVAAVAAALAPSGFLGLPAPFSEEDEDDVHRCGRCQAEFTALEDFVQHKIQKACQRAPQEALPATPATTALLGQEVVPAAPGPEEPITVAHIVVEAASLAADISHAPDLVGGGHIKEVIVGAEAEPGDSEMAEAPGSPHQQGLGLAGEGEPAQVKLLVNKDGRYVCALCHKTFKTGSILKAHMVTHSSRKDHECKLCGASFRTKGSLIRHHRRHTDERPYKCSKCGKSFRESGALTRHLKSLTPCTEKIRFSVSKDVVVSKEDAPAGSGAGAATLGTVTSSVTGEPIETSPVIHLVTDAKGTVIHEVHVQMQELPLGMKTLAPEPPVSQELPCSSEGSRENLLHQAMQNSGIVLERTAGEEGALEPAPAAGSSPQPLAEAAPQLPVLEVQPLETQVASEASAVPRTHPCPQCSETFPTAATLEAHKRGHTGPRPFACVQCGKAFPKAYLLKKHQEVHVRERRFRCGDCGKLYKTIAHVRGHRRVHSDERPYPCPECGKRYKTKNAQQVHFRTHLEEKPHVCQFCSRGFREKGSLVRHVRHHTGEKPFKCYKCGRGFAEHGTLNRHLRTKGGCLLEVEELLVSEESPAAATTVLAEDPHTVLVEFSSVVADTQEYIIEATADDAETSEATEIIEGTQTEVDSHIMKVVQQIVHQASAGHQIIVQNVTMDEETALGPEAAAADTITIATPESLTEQVAMTLASAISEGTVLATRAGASGTEQATVTMVSSEDIEILEHAGELVISSPEGQLEVQTVIV encoded by the exons ATGAGGACGATGTGCACAGATGCGGCCGCTGCCAGGCGGAGTTCACCGCCTTGGAGGATTTTGTTCAGCACAAGATTCAGAAGGCCTGCCAGCGGGCCCCTCAGGAGGCCCTGCCTGCCACTCCTGCCACCACAGCGTTGCTGGGCCAGGAG GTGGTGCCGGCAGCCCCAGGCCCAGAGGAGCCCATCACTGTGGCCCACATTGTAGTGGAGGCAGCCTCCCTGGCAGCAGACATCAGCCACGCACCTGACCTTGTTG GTGGTGGGCACATCAAAGAGGTCATCGTGGGTGCTGAGGCGGAGCCGGGGGACAGTGAGATGGCCGAGGCCCCGGGCAGCCCCCACCAGCAGGGACTGGGGCTCGCAGGGGAGGGCGAGCCGGCCCAGGTGAAGCTACTGGTGAACAAGGATGGCCGCTATGTGTGTGCACTGTGCCACAAGACCTTCAAGACG GGCAGCATCCTCAAGGCCCACATGGTCACTCACAGCAGCCGCAAGGACCACGAGTGCAAGCTCTGTGGGGCCTCCTTCCGCACCAAGGGCTCACTCATCCGGCACCACCGGCGGCATACGG ACGAGCGCCCCTACAAGTGCTCCAAGTGTGGGAAGAGCTTCCGGGAGTCGGGCGCACTGACCCGGCACCTCAAGTCTCTCACCCCCTGCACGGAGAAAATCCGCTTCAGTGTGAGCAAGGATGTGGTTGTCAGCAAAGAGGATGCACCTGCAG GGTCTGGAGCTGGAGCTGCCACCTTGGGGACAGTCACATCATCGGTGACAGGCGAGCCCATAGAGACTTCACCTGTGATTCACCTGGTGACAGATGCCAAGGGCACCGTCATCCACGAAGTCCACGTCCAGATGCAGGAGCTGCCCCTGGGCATGAAAACCCTGGCCCCGGAG CCCCCCGTCTCCCAGGAGCTCCCCTGCTCCAGTGAGGGCAGCCGAGAGAACCTGCTGCACCAGGCCATGCAGAACTCCGGCATCGTCCTTGAGCGCACCGCTGGGGAGGAGGGCGCCCTGGAGCCAGCCCCTGCTGCTGGGTCcagtccccagcccctggcagagGCAGCCCCACAGCTGCCGGTACTGGAAGTGCAGCCGCTAGAGACA CAGGTGGCCAGCGAGGCCTCAGCGGTGCCCAGGACCCACCCATGTCCTCAGTGCAGTGAGACCTTCCCGACAGCAGCCACCCTGGAGGCCCACAAGAGGGGCCACACCG GGCCGAGGCCGTTCGCCTGTGTGCAGTGTGGCAAGGCCTTCCCCAAGGCCTACCTGCTCAAGAAGCACCAGGAGGTGCATGTGCGTGAGCGCCGCTTCCGCTGTGGCGACTGCGGGAAGCTCTACAAGACCATCGCCCATGTGCGTGGCCACCGGCGCGTCCACTCAGACGAGCGGCCATACCCTTGTCCCGAGTGTGGCAAGCGCTACAAGACTAAG AACGCACAGCAGGTGCACTTCCGGACACATCTGGAGGAGAAGCCGCATGTGTGCCAGTTCTGCAGCCGTGGCTTCCGAGAGAAGGGCTCGCTGGTGCGGCACGTGCGACACCACACAGGCGAGAAGCCATTCAAGTGCTACAAATGCGGCCGTGGCTTTGCTGAGCACGGCACGCTGAACCGGCACCTGCGCACCAAAG GGGGCTGCCTGCTGGAGGTGGAGGAGTTGCTGGTGTCCGAGGAGAGCCCCGCGGCAGCCACCACCGTCCTCGCGGAGGACCCGCACACGGTGTTGGTGGAGTTCTCGTCCGTGGTAGCCGACACCCAGGAGTATATCATTGAG GCCACTGCGGATGATGCGGAGACCAGTGAGGCCACGGAGATCATCGAGGGCACCCAGACGGAG GTGGACAGCCACATCATGAAGGTGGTGCAGCAGATTGTGCACCAGGCCAGCGCCGGCCACCAGATCATTGTGCAGAATGTCACCATGGATGAGGAGACAGCGCTGGGCCCAGAGGCGGCTGCTGCCGACACCATCACCATCGCAACCCCCGAGAGCCTGACAGAACAGGTGGCCATGACACTGGCCTCAGCCATCAGCGAGGGCACTGTGCTTGCCACCCGGGCAGGGGCGAGTGGCACTGAACAGGCCACTGTGACCATGGTGTCATCAGAGGACATCGAGATCCTGGAGCATGCAGGCGAGCTGGTCATCTCCTCGCCAGAGGGCCAGCTGGAGGTGCAGACGGTCATCGTCTAG
- the E4F1 gene encoding transcription factor E4F1 isoform X5: protein MEGAMAVRVTAAHTAEAPAEAGREAGEGAVAAVAAALAPSGFLGLPAPFSEEDEDDVHRCGRCQAEFTALEDFVQHKIQKACQRAPQEALPATPATTALLGQEVVPAAPGPEEPITVAHIVVEAASLAADISHAPDLVGGGHIKEVIVGAEAEPGDSEMAEAPGSPHQQGLGLAGEGEPAQVKLLVNKDGRYVCALCHKTFKTGSILKAHMVTHSSRKDHECKLCGASFRTKGSLIRHHRRHTDERPYKCSKCGKSFRESGALTRHLKSLTPCTEKIRFSVSKDVVVSKEDAPAGSGAGAATLGTVTSSVTGEPIETSPVIHLVTDAKGTVIHEVHVQMQELPLGMKTLAPEPPVSQELPCSSEGSRENLLHQAMQNSGIVLERTAGEEGALEPAPAAGSSPQPLAEAAPQLPVLEVQPLETQVASEASAVPRTHPCPQCSETFPTAATLEAHKRGHTGPRPFACVQCGKAFPKAYLLKKHQEVHVRERRFRCGDCGKLYKTIAHVRGHRRVHSDERPYPCPECGKRYKTKNAQQVHFRTHLEEKPHVCQFCSRGFREKGSLVRHVRHHTGEKPFKCYKCGRGFAEHGTLNRHLRTKGGCLLEVEELLVSEESPAAATTVLAEDPHTVPLRMMRRPVRPRRSSRAPRRRWTATS from the exons ATGAGGACGATGTGCACAGATGCGGCCGCTGCCAGGCGGAGTTCACCGCCTTGGAGGATTTTGTTCAGCACAAGATTCAGAAGGCCTGCCAGCGGGCCCCTCAGGAGGCCCTGCCTGCCACTCCTGCCACCACAGCGTTGCTGGGCCAGGAG GTGGTGCCGGCAGCCCCAGGCCCAGAGGAGCCCATCACTGTGGCCCACATTGTAGTGGAGGCAGCCTCCCTGGCAGCAGACATCAGCCACGCACCTGACCTTGTTG GTGGTGGGCACATCAAAGAGGTCATCGTGGGTGCTGAGGCGGAGCCGGGGGACAGTGAGATGGCCGAGGCCCCGGGCAGCCCCCACCAGCAGGGACTGGGGCTCGCAGGGGAGGGCGAGCCGGCCCAGGTGAAGCTACTGGTGAACAAGGATGGCCGCTATGTGTGTGCACTGTGCCACAAGACCTTCAAGACG GGCAGCATCCTCAAGGCCCACATGGTCACTCACAGCAGCCGCAAGGACCACGAGTGCAAGCTCTGTGGGGCCTCCTTCCGCACCAAGGGCTCACTCATCCGGCACCACCGGCGGCATACGG ACGAGCGCCCCTACAAGTGCTCCAAGTGTGGGAAGAGCTTCCGGGAGTCGGGCGCACTGACCCGGCACCTCAAGTCTCTCACCCCCTGCACGGAGAAAATCCGCTTCAGTGTGAGCAAGGATGTGGTTGTCAGCAAAGAGGATGCACCTGCAG GGTCTGGAGCTGGAGCTGCCACCTTGGGGACAGTCACATCATCGGTGACAGGCGAGCCCATAGAGACTTCACCTGTGATTCACCTGGTGACAGATGCCAAGGGCACCGTCATCCACGAAGTCCACGTCCAGATGCAGGAGCTGCCCCTGGGCATGAAAACCCTGGCCCCGGAG CCCCCCGTCTCCCAGGAGCTCCCCTGCTCCAGTGAGGGCAGCCGAGAGAACCTGCTGCACCAGGCCATGCAGAACTCCGGCATCGTCCTTGAGCGCACCGCTGGGGAGGAGGGCGCCCTGGAGCCAGCCCCTGCTGCTGGGTCcagtccccagcccctggcagagGCAGCCCCACAGCTGCCGGTACTGGAAGTGCAGCCGCTAGAGACA CAGGTGGCCAGCGAGGCCTCAGCGGTGCCCAGGACCCACCCATGTCCTCAGTGCAGTGAGACCTTCCCGACAGCAGCCACCCTGGAGGCCCACAAGAGGGGCCACACCG GGCCGAGGCCGTTCGCCTGTGTGCAGTGTGGCAAGGCCTTCCCCAAGGCCTACCTGCTCAAGAAGCACCAGGAGGTGCATGTGCGTGAGCGCCGCTTCCGCTGTGGCGACTGCGGGAAGCTCTACAAGACCATCGCCCATGTGCGTGGCCACCGGCGCGTCCACTCAGACGAGCGGCCATACCCTTGTCCCGAGTGTGGCAAGCGCTACAAGACTAAG AACGCACAGCAGGTGCACTTCCGGACACATCTGGAGGAGAAGCCGCATGTGTGCCAGTTCTGCAGCCGTGGCTTCCGAGAGAAGGGCTCGCTGGTGCGGCACGTGCGACACCACACAGGCGAGAAGCCATTCAAGTGCTACAAATGCGGCCGTGGCTTTGCTGAGCACGGCACGCTGAACCGGCACCTGCGCACCAAAG GGGGCTGCCTGCTGGAGGTGGAGGAGTTGCTGGTGTCCGAGGAGAGCCCCGCGGCAGCCACCACCGTCCTCGCGGAGGACCCGCACACGGT GCCACTGCGGATGATGCGGAGACCAGTGAGGCCACGGAGATCATCGAGGGCACCCAGACGGAG GTGGACAGCCACATCATGA
- the E4F1 gene encoding transcription factor E4F1 isoform X3 produces MEGAMAVRVTAAHTAEAPAEAGREAGEGAVAAVAAALAPSGFLGLPAPFSEEDEDDVHRCGRCQAEFTALEDFVQHKIQKACQRAPQEALPATPATTALLGQEVVPAAPGPEEPITVAHIVVEAASLAADISHAPDLVGGGHIKEVIVGAEAEPGDSEMAEAPGSPHQQGLGLAGEGEPAQVKLLVNKDGRYVCALCHKTFKTGSILKAHMVTHSSRKDHECKLCGASFRTKGSLIRHHRRHTDERPYKCSKCGKSFRESGALTRHLKSLTPCTEKIRFSVSKDVVVSKEDAPAGSGAGAATLGTVTSSVTGEPIETSPVIHLVTDAKGTVIHEVHVQMQELPLGMKTLAPEPPVSQELPCSSEGSRENLLHQAMQNSGIVLERTAGEEGALEPAPAAGSSPQPLAEAAPQLPVLEVQPLETVASEASAVPRTHPCPQCSETFPTAATLEAHKRGHTGPRPFACVQCGKAFPKAYLLKKHQEVHVRERRFRCGDCGKLYKTIAHVRGHRRVHSDERPYPCPECGKRYKTKNAQQVHFRTHLEEKPHVCQFCSRGFREKGSLVRHVRHHTGEKPFKCYKCGRGFAEHGTLNRHLRTKGGCLLEVEELLVSEESPAAATTVLAEDPHTVLVEFSSVVADTQEYIIEATADDAETSEATEIIEGTQTEVDSHIMKVVQQIVHQASAGHQIIVQNVTMDEETALGPEAAAADTITIATPESLTEQVAMTLASAISEGTVLATRAGASGTEQATVTMVSSEDIEILEHAGELVISSPEGQLEVQTVIV; encoded by the exons ATGAGGACGATGTGCACAGATGCGGCCGCTGCCAGGCGGAGTTCACCGCCTTGGAGGATTTTGTTCAGCACAAGATTCAGAAGGCCTGCCAGCGGGCCCCTCAGGAGGCCCTGCCTGCCACTCCTGCCACCACAGCGTTGCTGGGCCAGGAG GTGGTGCCGGCAGCCCCAGGCCCAGAGGAGCCCATCACTGTGGCCCACATTGTAGTGGAGGCAGCCTCCCTGGCAGCAGACATCAGCCACGCACCTGACCTTGTTG GTGGTGGGCACATCAAAGAGGTCATCGTGGGTGCTGAGGCGGAGCCGGGGGACAGTGAGATGGCCGAGGCCCCGGGCAGCCCCCACCAGCAGGGACTGGGGCTCGCAGGGGAGGGCGAGCCGGCCCAGGTGAAGCTACTGGTGAACAAGGATGGCCGCTATGTGTGTGCACTGTGCCACAAGACCTTCAAGACG GGCAGCATCCTCAAGGCCCACATGGTCACTCACAGCAGCCGCAAGGACCACGAGTGCAAGCTCTGTGGGGCCTCCTTCCGCACCAAGGGCTCACTCATCCGGCACCACCGGCGGCATACGG ACGAGCGCCCCTACAAGTGCTCCAAGTGTGGGAAGAGCTTCCGGGAGTCGGGCGCACTGACCCGGCACCTCAAGTCTCTCACCCCCTGCACGGAGAAAATCCGCTTCAGTGTGAGCAAGGATGTGGTTGTCAGCAAAGAGGATGCACCTGCAG GGTCTGGAGCTGGAGCTGCCACCTTGGGGACAGTCACATCATCGGTGACAGGCGAGCCCATAGAGACTTCACCTGTGATTCACCTGGTGACAGATGCCAAGGGCACCGTCATCCACGAAGTCCACGTCCAGATGCAGGAGCTGCCCCTGGGCATGAAAACCCTGGCCCCGGAG CCCCCCGTCTCCCAGGAGCTCCCCTGCTCCAGTGAGGGCAGCCGAGAGAACCTGCTGCACCAGGCCATGCAGAACTCCGGCATCGTCCTTGAGCGCACCGCTGGGGAGGAGGGCGCCCTGGAGCCAGCCCCTGCTGCTGGGTCcagtccccagcccctggcagagGCAGCCCCACAGCTGCCGGTACTGGAAGTGCAGCCGCTAGAGACA GTGGCCAGCGAGGCCTCAGCGGTGCCCAGGACCCACCCATGTCCTCAGTGCAGTGAGACCTTCCCGACAGCAGCCACCCTGGAGGCCCACAAGAGGGGCCACACCG GGCCGAGGCCGTTCGCCTGTGTGCAGTGTGGCAAGGCCTTCCCCAAGGCCTACCTGCTCAAGAAGCACCAGGAGGTGCATGTGCGTGAGCGCCGCTTCCGCTGTGGCGACTGCGGGAAGCTCTACAAGACCATCGCCCATGTGCGTGGCCACCGGCGCGTCCACTCAGACGAGCGGCCATACCCTTGTCCCGAGTGTGGCAAGCGCTACAAGACTAAG AACGCACAGCAGGTGCACTTCCGGACACATCTGGAGGAGAAGCCGCATGTGTGCCAGTTCTGCAGCCGTGGCTTCCGAGAGAAGGGCTCGCTGGTGCGGCACGTGCGACACCACACAGGCGAGAAGCCATTCAAGTGCTACAAATGCGGCCGTGGCTTTGCTGAGCACGGCACGCTGAACCGGCACCTGCGCACCAAAG GGGGCTGCCTGCTGGAGGTGGAGGAGTTGCTGGTGTCCGAGGAGAGCCCCGCGGCAGCCACCACCGTCCTCGCGGAGGACCCGCACACGGTGTTGGTGGAGTTCTCGTCCGTGGTAGCCGACACCCAGGAGTATATCATTGAG GCCACTGCGGATGATGCGGAGACCAGTGAGGCCACGGAGATCATCGAGGGCACCCAGACGGAG GTGGACAGCCACATCATGAAGGTGGTGCAGCAGATTGTGCACCAGGCCAGCGCCGGCCACCAGATCATTGTGCAGAATGTCACCATGGATGAGGAGACAGCGCTGGGCCCAGAGGCGGCTGCTGCCGACACCATCACCATCGCAACCCCCGAGAGCCTGACAGAACAGGTGGCCATGACACTGGCCTCAGCCATCAGCGAGGGCACTGTGCTTGCCACCCGGGCAGGGGCGAGTGGCACTGAACAGGCCACTGTGACCATGGTGTCATCAGAGGACATCGAGATCCTGGAGCATGCAGGCGAGCTGGTCATCTCCTCGCCAGAGGGCCAGCTGGAGGTGCAGACGGTCATCGTCTAG
- the E4F1 gene encoding transcription factor E4F1 isoform X6: protein MEGAMAVRVTAAHTAEAPAEAGREAGEGAVAAVAAALAPSGFLGLPAPFSEEDEDDVHRCGRCQAEFTALEDFVQHKIQKACQRAPQEALPATPATTALLGQEVVPAAPGPEEPITVAHIVVEAASLAADISHAPDLVGGGHIKEVIVGAEAEPGDSEMAEAPGSPHQQGLGLAGEGEPAQVKLLVNKDGRYVCALCHKTFKTGSILKAHMVTHSSRKDHECKLCGASFRTKGSLIRHHRRHTDERPYKCSKCGKSFRESGALTRHLKSLTPCTEKIRFSVSKDVVVSKEDAPAGSGAGAATLGTVTSSVTGEPIETSPVIHLVTDAKGTVIHEVHVQMQELPLGMKTLAPEPPVSQELPCSSEGSRENLLHQFCSRGFREKGSLVRHVRHHTGEKPFKCYKCGRGFAEHGTLNRHLRTKGGCLLEVEELLVSEESPAAATTVLAEDPHTVLVEFSSVVADTQEYIIEATADDAETSEATEIIEGTQTEVDSHIMKVVQQIVHQASAGHQIIVQNVTMDEETALGPEAAAADTITIATPESLTEQVAMTLASAISEGTVLATRAGASGTEQATVTMVSSEDIEILEHAGELVISSPEGQLEVQTVIV from the exons ATGAGGACGATGTGCACAGATGCGGCCGCTGCCAGGCGGAGTTCACCGCCTTGGAGGATTTTGTTCAGCACAAGATTCAGAAGGCCTGCCAGCGGGCCCCTCAGGAGGCCCTGCCTGCCACTCCTGCCACCACAGCGTTGCTGGGCCAGGAG GTGGTGCCGGCAGCCCCAGGCCCAGAGGAGCCCATCACTGTGGCCCACATTGTAGTGGAGGCAGCCTCCCTGGCAGCAGACATCAGCCACGCACCTGACCTTGTTG GTGGTGGGCACATCAAAGAGGTCATCGTGGGTGCTGAGGCGGAGCCGGGGGACAGTGAGATGGCCGAGGCCCCGGGCAGCCCCCACCAGCAGGGACTGGGGCTCGCAGGGGAGGGCGAGCCGGCCCAGGTGAAGCTACTGGTGAACAAGGATGGCCGCTATGTGTGTGCACTGTGCCACAAGACCTTCAAGACG GGCAGCATCCTCAAGGCCCACATGGTCACTCACAGCAGCCGCAAGGACCACGAGTGCAAGCTCTGTGGGGCCTCCTTCCGCACCAAGGGCTCACTCATCCGGCACCACCGGCGGCATACGG ACGAGCGCCCCTACAAGTGCTCCAAGTGTGGGAAGAGCTTCCGGGAGTCGGGCGCACTGACCCGGCACCTCAAGTCTCTCACCCCCTGCACGGAGAAAATCCGCTTCAGTGTGAGCAAGGATGTGGTTGTCAGCAAAGAGGATGCACCTGCAG GGTCTGGAGCTGGAGCTGCCACCTTGGGGACAGTCACATCATCGGTGACAGGCGAGCCCATAGAGACTTCACCTGTGATTCACCTGGTGACAGATGCCAAGGGCACCGTCATCCACGAAGTCCACGTCCAGATGCAGGAGCTGCCCCTGGGCATGAAAACCCTGGCCCCGGAG CCCCCCGTCTCCCAGGAGCTCCCCTGCTCCAGTGAGGGCAGCCGAGAGAACCTGCTGCACCAG TTCTGCAGCCGTGGCTTCCGAGAGAAGGGCTCGCTGGTGCGGCACGTGCGACACCACACAGGCGAGAAGCCATTCAAGTGCTACAAATGCGGCCGTGGCTTTGCTGAGCACGGCACGCTGAACCGGCACCTGCGCACCAAAG GGGGCTGCCTGCTGGAGGTGGAGGAGTTGCTGGTGTCCGAGGAGAGCCCCGCGGCAGCCACCACCGTCCTCGCGGAGGACCCGCACACGGTGTTGGTGGAGTTCTCGTCCGTGGTAGCCGACACCCAGGAGTATATCATTGAG GCCACTGCGGATGATGCGGAGACCAGTGAGGCCACGGAGATCATCGAGGGCACCCAGACGGAG GTGGACAGCCACATCATGAAGGTGGTGCAGCAGATTGTGCACCAGGCCAGCGCCGGCCACCAGATCATTGTGCAGAATGTCACCATGGATGAGGAGACAGCGCTGGGCCCAGAGGCGGCTGCTGCCGACACCATCACCATCGCAACCCCCGAGAGCCTGACAGAACAGGTGGCCATGACACTGGCCTCAGCCATCAGCGAGGGCACTGTGCTTGCCACCCGGGCAGGGGCGAGTGGCACTGAACAGGCCACTGTGACCATGGTGTCATCAGAGGACATCGAGATCCTGGAGCATGCAGGCGAGCTGGTCATCTCCTCGCCAGAGGGCCAGCTGGAGGTGCAGACGGTCATCGTCTAG
- the E4F1 gene encoding transcription factor E4F1 isoform X4 — MRPLPGGVHRLGGFCSAQDSEGLPAGPSGGPACHSCHHSVAGPGGEPPPTLPSPPRRVPSVFCPLWQVVPAAPGPEEPITVAHIVVEAASLAADISHAPDLVGGGHIKEVIVGAEAEPGDSEMAEAPGSPHQQGLGLAGEGEPAQVKLLVNKDGRYVCALCHKTFKTGSILKAHMVTHSSRKDHECKLCGASFRTKGSLIRHHRRHTDERPYKCSKCGKSFRESGALTRHLKSLTPCTEKIRFSVSKDVVVSKEDAPAGSGAGAATLGTVTSSVTGEPIETSPVIHLVTDAKGTVIHEVHVQMQELPLGMKTLAPEPPVSQELPCSSEGSRENLLHQAMQNSGIVLERTAGEEGALEPAPAAGSSPQPLAEAAPQLPVLEVQPLETQVASEASAVPRTHPCPQCSETFPTAATLEAHKRGHTGPRPFACVQCGKAFPKAYLLKKHQEVHVRERRFRCGDCGKLYKTIAHVRGHRRVHSDERPYPCPECGKRYKTKNAQQVHFRTHLEEKPHVCQFCSRGFREKGSLVRHVRHHTGEKPFKCYKCGRGFAEHGTLNRHLRTKGGCLLEVEELLVSEESPAAATTVLAEDPHTVLVEFSSVVADTQEYIIEATADDAETSEATEIIEGTQTEVDSHIMKVVQQIVHQASAGHQIIVQNVTMDEETALGPEAAAADTITIATPESLTEQVAMTLASAISEGTVLATRAGASGTEQATVTMVSSEDIEILEHAGELVISSPEGQLEVQTVIV; from the exons ATGCGGCCGCTGCCAGGCGGAGTTCACCGCCTTGGAGGATTTTGTTCAGCACAAGATTCAGAAGGCCTGCCAGCGGGCCCCTCAGGAGGCCCTGCCTGCCACTCCTGCCACCACAGCGTTGCTGGGCCAGGAGGTGAGCCGCCACCTACCCTCCCgtcccctcccag ACGAGTCCCCTCTGTTTTCTGCCCCCTTTGGCAGGTGGTGCCGGCAGCCCCAGGCCCAGAGGAGCCCATCACTGTGGCCCACATTGTAGTGGAGGCAGCCTCCCTGGCAGCAGACATCAGCCACGCACCTGACCTTGTTG GTGGTGGGCACATCAAAGAGGTCATCGTGGGTGCTGAGGCGGAGCCGGGGGACAGTGAGATGGCCGAGGCCCCGGGCAGCCCCCACCAGCAGGGACTGGGGCTCGCAGGGGAGGGCGAGCCGGCCCAGGTGAAGCTACTGGTGAACAAGGATGGCCGCTATGTGTGTGCACTGTGCCACAAGACCTTCAAGACG GGCAGCATCCTCAAGGCCCACATGGTCACTCACAGCAGCCGCAAGGACCACGAGTGCAAGCTCTGTGGGGCCTCCTTCCGCACCAAGGGCTCACTCATCCGGCACCACCGGCGGCATACGG ACGAGCGCCCCTACAAGTGCTCCAAGTGTGGGAAGAGCTTCCGGGAGTCGGGCGCACTGACCCGGCACCTCAAGTCTCTCACCCCCTGCACGGAGAAAATCCGCTTCAGTGTGAGCAAGGATGTGGTTGTCAGCAAAGAGGATGCACCTGCAG GGTCTGGAGCTGGAGCTGCCACCTTGGGGACAGTCACATCATCGGTGACAGGCGAGCCCATAGAGACTTCACCTGTGATTCACCTGGTGACAGATGCCAAGGGCACCGTCATCCACGAAGTCCACGTCCAGATGCAGGAGCTGCCCCTGGGCATGAAAACCCTGGCCCCGGAG CCCCCCGTCTCCCAGGAGCTCCCCTGCTCCAGTGAGGGCAGCCGAGAGAACCTGCTGCACCAGGCCATGCAGAACTCCGGCATCGTCCTTGAGCGCACCGCTGGGGAGGAGGGCGCCCTGGAGCCAGCCCCTGCTGCTGGGTCcagtccccagcccctggcagagGCAGCCCCACAGCTGCCGGTACTGGAAGTGCAGCCGCTAGAGACA CAGGTGGCCAGCGAGGCCTCAGCGGTGCCCAGGACCCACCCATGTCCTCAGTGCAGTGAGACCTTCCCGACAGCAGCCACCCTGGAGGCCCACAAGAGGGGCCACACCG GGCCGAGGCCGTTCGCCTGTGTGCAGTGTGGCAAGGCCTTCCCCAAGGCCTACCTGCTCAAGAAGCACCAGGAGGTGCATGTGCGTGAGCGCCGCTTCCGCTGTGGCGACTGCGGGAAGCTCTACAAGACCATCGCCCATGTGCGTGGCCACCGGCGCGTCCACTCAGACGAGCGGCCATACCCTTGTCCCGAGTGTGGCAAGCGCTACAAGACTAAG AACGCACAGCAGGTGCACTTCCGGACACATCTGGAGGAGAAGCCGCATGTGTGCCAGTTCTGCAGCCGTGGCTTCCGAGAGAAGGGCTCGCTGGTGCGGCACGTGCGACACCACACAGGCGAGAAGCCATTCAAGTGCTACAAATGCGGCCGTGGCTTTGCTGAGCACGGCACGCTGAACCGGCACCTGCGCACCAAAG GGGGCTGCCTGCTGGAGGTGGAGGAGTTGCTGGTGTCCGAGGAGAGCCCCGCGGCAGCCACCACCGTCCTCGCGGAGGACCCGCACACGGTGTTGGTGGAGTTCTCGTCCGTGGTAGCCGACACCCAGGAGTATATCATTGAG GCCACTGCGGATGATGCGGAGACCAGTGAGGCCACGGAGATCATCGAGGGCACCCAGACGGAG GTGGACAGCCACATCATGAAGGTGGTGCAGCAGATTGTGCACCAGGCCAGCGCCGGCCACCAGATCATTGTGCAGAATGTCACCATGGATGAGGAGACAGCGCTGGGCCCAGAGGCGGCTGCTGCCGACACCATCACCATCGCAACCCCCGAGAGCCTGACAGAACAGGTGGCCATGACACTGGCCTCAGCCATCAGCGAGGGCACTGTGCTTGCCACCCGGGCAGGGGCGAGTGGCACTGAACAGGCCACTGTGACCATGGTGTCATCAGAGGACATCGAGATCCTGGAGCATGCAGGCGAGCTGGTCATCTCCTCGCCAGAGGGCCAGCTGGAGGTGCAGACGGTCATCGTCTAG